Genomic DNA from Candidatus Binatia bacterium:
GGCGCGGACTCGAGATCATCCGCGAGACGGCGGGCGACGACGTCTTCCTGCTCGGCTGCGGATGTCCGCTGGGGCCGGCGATCGGCGTGGTCGACGCGATGCGCATCGGTCCCGACGTCGCCCCGTTCTGGAGCAAGTGGCTGACACGCGGGCCGCAACGGGATCTGCACGGCCTCGCCACCAAGCACGCCGTGCGGAACATGCTGACTCGATCGTTCCTGCATCGGGTCTGGTGGTTGAACGATCCCGACTGTCTGATGGTGCGCGAGACGGACACCGAACTGACCCTCGACGAGGTGCTGACACTGGCGACCGCGATTGCCGTCACCGACGGGATGGTGGTGCTGAGCGACAGCATGAAGTCGGTGACCCCCGAGCGGCTGGCAGTGTTGCAGCGGACGCTGGCAGCAACCGGGGGCCGCGCCGAGGTTGTCGACCTGATGCGCGCCGACATGCCGGAAGTCGTTGTCAACCGGGCCCCGGGCCGGACGTTGCTCGCAGTGTTCAACTTCGCCGACGAACCCAGAGTGAAGCGCATCGATATGAAGGAGACGGCGCCGGAGCTGGCCGGCGCGACGACGGCGACGGATTGGTGGACCGGCGAGCCCGTCGCCATTCGCGCGGGGTTACTCGACCTCGGCGAGCTGCCGGCGCACGGCTCGCGCCTGCTGACTTTCTAGTGGCCGGTCGGAGAAAGGCCCGCTGGTGCTTCGACAAGCTCAGCGCGAGCGGGCTCCGCCTTGATTTCACAGCATTTTCCGCTCGCCATGAGCCCGTCGAAGGGCGAGGGGTCGCTTTCTCCGACAGGCTCCTGGCGGCGCCGGACCCACAACTTCCGTCACGCACAATGGGTTGGACACCCACCACGTCGCACCCGCCACATCGCGTGCCCACCGGGTCGCGTCAGGCGCCCCCCGATGCGACCCGAGCGGCTCATGCGGGAAGGGGGATGACTTCGCTGCCGACGCGTTGGATCAACTGGAAGTGCGGGTCATACGTGAGTACGATCGCCCCGACCCGGGCGGCCGTTGCCGCGATCCAGATGTCGTTGGTCGGAAGGGGGGTGCCGGCTCGCCGCAGCGCCGCCACGATCTCGCCGTAAACATGTGCGACGTCACCGTCGACGACGACTTCGTCGACCACGGGACTGGCGAGGAAGTCGTTCAGTTCCGCCCGGTTCTCGGCCAATCGATTTCCCAGGAGGAACCCGGTCCACAGCTCCCCGAGCACGATCGACGGCACGCCGACCCACTCGGCGCTGTCGAGGCGTTCGACCACGGGTGGGTGGCCCCGCTTGAAGTGGCTGTACGCCGACGTGTCGATGCAGTAGCGGGTCACCGCCAGAGCTCGGGGTCGATCTGCTCGGTGAACGTGATGGCCTTGTCGAAGCGGGCCTGCTCGGCGGCACTCCAGGTCCCGGCGAGAGCCCGCAGTCCGTTGGAGCGGACCTCCGTGGTGCCGACGCCGAGGGCGCGACCGAGCAGATCGAGCACCGTCTGATTGAGCGACCTGCCACAGCGCCTGCGCTCCGCCTCCAACGCGCGGGCAAGACGCGGCGGCACCCCGCGTACCGTGAGGTGCGAGTACAGTTTGGACAACCGTGTTCGTGCATTCATGCGAGCAAGTCTATGAATGCACAGGTGGCGAGTCAACCTCGTTCGGGGGGGGGCCGGCGGCGGACACATCACAGCGTGCGGGAAGTCGAAGAACGCGGTGCGATGCTCGACCATCGTGCCCGTCCACAGCGCGCACAGGACGGGAATGGATTCGTCGAAGCGGCGGTTCCCGACCTTCTGATTTCTCGCCATCCCGGCCTGGTCGACCCGCGCTCCTCTAGATACGCCAGAACGCGAAGCAGGAGGGTCACGCGCGGCGTCCGTCCATGACACGCGAGCGCTGGCGGCCGCGGTGCTTATTGCGACGCAGGGTAGCGAGAGCCTGGGCACGCGAGGTGCGGGGCGGTTGCGTCGCCAGAAACAACCGCAGGGCCTCTTCGCCGAGACGCTCGGCTTCGGCGCAGCGCTGTGCCGGGGTGCCTCGAAAGTGCTTTGCCACCGCCGCGGCTAGGTCGCGCCCGGGGAGCTGCATGACGATTTCCCTACCGAACGTGGGTGGGGATTACAAACAAGCGCCGGCGAGCGCGAAGCGGACGCGTCCGGCCTTGGTGGTGTTCACCGCACAATGGGTTGGACAATCAGGGCCACGGCAAAGTCGTTGACGGAGGGTGTACACCAGGCCTGCCCCTCGATACACGGCCCAAGAAGACGGGCCGTTACTCGGGGCGAACGGTCTTGTGGTCTTGCTGAAACCGAAAAACCCGTTCGAGCCGAGTAGCCGCCCTCTTCTGGCGGCGTATCGAGGCTCTGTCAGCGACTTTGCCGTGGCCCTGGTTGGACAATGGGTTGGACACCCACCACAATGGGTCGTCGTTTGCGACCAGGGCCGGGGAGAGATCGCGGCGAGCATGCACCTCATCGAAGGATGCACGGCACAGGGCTACAACCGGCGCAAGCGGCAGTGGAGCGATGGGATGGCGGTGGGCAGCCGCGGCTTTGCCGAGCGAGTGCGGGATGACCCCGGTATCCGGGGTCGGTATCGCGCCATCGCCCGACAGGGT
This window encodes:
- a CDS encoding type II toxin-antitoxin system VapC family toxin; translation: MTRYCIDTSAYSHFKRGHPPVVERLDSAEWVGVPSIVLGELWTGFLLGNRLAENRAELNDFLASPVVDEVVVDGDVAHVYGEIVAALRRAGTPLPTNDIWIAATAARVGAIVLTYDPHFQLIQRVGSEVIPLPA